A part of Doryrhamphus excisus isolate RoL2022-K1 chromosome 8, RoL_Dexc_1.0, whole genome shotgun sequence genomic DNA contains:
- the socs9 gene encoding suppressor of cytokine signaling 9 translates to MASPNESGARRKQHERAARPKVRLSRSEERQDPGCRQRGAKGKWKGFAAHQPAVERPVSDGFEYGDFLNDLESKDNAAAASSPQRASWRCHGGDAVALLLPEPAASTEGLATVSSCAESSTPSEGDCRGSNGSRTFRQKIQDAMGQCFPIKTHSAESTPPLPHAFFLSAGCTPSRRKIHLSELMLDDCPFPVGSELAHKWHLIKQHTAPITHLPVLDPSAACGALASTVALPTEDVDDRLRERRRISIEQGVEPPPHAEIHTLEVTSQMNSLHRRGPKVAHGSNELAGGERAPAAHQQKQLLLQRQKQHQLLLQSCLDTLDEVVASSSSSAASDVSTASVVHPQETSSPQRAGPHIHTQIDYIHCLVPDLLQITNLPCYWGVMDRYEAETLLEGKPEGTFLLRDSAQEDYLFSVSFRRYGRSLHARVDQWNHNFSFDVRDPSVFHATTVTGLVEHYKDPNSCMFFEPLLSIPMPRTQPFSLQQICRAVISSRTTYDGINTLPIPNTLKKHLKEYHYKQRVHVRRLDAWWE, encoded by the coding sequence ATGGCGTCACCAAATGAGTCTGGGGCTCGGAGAAAACAGCATGAAAGGGCAGCCCGGCCCAAGGTAAGACTGAGTCGTTCCGAAGAGAGACAGGACCCAGGGTGCAGGCAGAGGGGCGCTAAGGGCAAGTGGAAAGGCTTTGCTGCCCATCAGCCGGCTGTTGAGCGACCCGTCAGTGATGGCTTTGAGTATGGGGATTTCTTAAATGACCTTGAAAGCAAGGACAATGCCGCTGCTGCCTCCTCTCCCCAGAGAGCAAGCTGGAGATGTCATGGGGGGGATGCTGTGGCCTTATTGCTGCCCGAACCAGCGGCATCCACTGAAGGCTTGGCAACAGTCAGCTCTTGTGCAGAGTCATCTACACCCAGTGAAGGAGACTGCAGAGGATCAAACGGCAGTCGGACATTCCGGCAAAAAATCCAAGATGCAATGGGGCAGTGTTTCCCCATTAAGACGCACAGCGCAGAGAGCACGCCCCCACTTCCTCATGCCTTCTTCTTGTCAGCAGGCTGCACCCCCTCTCGACGGAAGATCCATCTAAGTGAGCTGATGTTGGACGACTGCCCTTTCCCCGTGGGGTCAGAGCTGGCTCACAAATGGCATCTCATAAAGCAACACACGGCCCCCATCACTCACCTCCCGGTGCTCGACCCCTCTGCGGCGTGCGGTGCTCTGGCTTCCACCGTGGCGTTGCCGACTGAAGATGTGGATGACAGGCTGAGGGAGCGCAGGCGCATCAGCATCGAGCAAGGCGTGGAGCCGCCACCCCATGCGGAGATCCACACGTTGGAGGTGACGTCCCAAATGAACTCGCTCCACAGGCGCGGCCCCAAAGTGGCTCATGGCTCAAACGAGTTGGCAGGAGGCGAGCGAGCTCCTGCAGCTCATCAGCAGAAGCAGCTTCTCTTGCAGAGGCAGAAGCAGCATCAGCTTCTTCTGCAGAGTTGTTTGGACACCCTGGATGAGGTGgtggcctcctcttcctcttcggCTGCTAGTGACGTTAGCACTGCGTCTGTGGTCCACCCACAGGAGACCAGCTCGCCCCAGAGAGCTGGcccacacattcacactcagattGACTACATTCATTGTTTAGTTCCTGACCTCCTGCAGATCACCAACCTGCCTTGTTACTGGGGCGTCATGGACCGCTATGAGGCAGAGACGCTTCTAGAGGGGAAACCCGAGGGCACCTTCCTCCTGCGCGACTCGGCCCAGGAAGACTACCTCTTCTCAGTCAGCTTCCGCCGCTACGGTCGCTCTCTGCACGCCCGCGTCGACCAATGGAACCACAATTTCAGCTTTGACGTGCGGGATCCTAGCGTCTTCCACGCGACCACCGTCACAGGCCTGGTGGAGCACTACAAGGACCCGAACTCGTGCATGTTCTTCGAGCCGCTGCTGTCCATCCCCATGCCTCGCACGCAGCCCTTCAGCTTGCAGCAAATCTGTCGTGCCGTCATCAGCAGCCGCACCACCTACGACGGCATCAACACGCTGCCCATACCAAACACCTTGAAGAAGCACCTGAAAGAATACCACTATAAGCAGAGGGT